In the genome of Gemmatimonadaceae bacterium, one region contains:
- a CDS encoding glycosyltransferase family 9 protein, with translation MTSLVVQTSFIGDMVLTTPLIAELARRGPVDVLTTPITGTLLANNPAVRRVILYDKRGADRGPVGLWRAARSTRELFDEGRMHPVSYDAAYLAQGSIRSAMAARLVGAGEYVGFSTSAGRALYTRVIPYREDQHHAERLWSLAAWNEPGAAPAPNIRPALYPGEKEREAVDVLLGRAPSKPAPRGSHQSLVTSHQSLVVLAPGSTWATKRWPYFAELARILAARFRVAIVGSDAEQDAARTIRNEAAVEICDATGRLSLLGSAELIGRAAALVTNDSAPLHLASAMNTPTVAVFGPTVPAFGFGPLASRNAVAGLDSLACRPCHRHGPRRCPLGHWRCMRDLSPEHVAQLVETVADERLANSQQPTANS, from the coding sequence ATGACGTCACTGGTCGTGCAGACGAGCTTCATTGGCGACATGGTGCTGACCACGCCATTGATCGCGGAGCTGGCTCGCCGGGGACCGGTGGACGTACTCACCACGCCGATCACGGGAACGTTGCTCGCGAACAATCCCGCCGTCCGCCGCGTGATCCTGTACGACAAGCGCGGCGCGGACCGCGGGCCCGTCGGCCTCTGGCGCGCGGCGCGCTCGACGCGCGAGCTGTTCGACGAGGGCAGAATGCACCCCGTGAGCTACGACGCGGCGTATCTCGCCCAGGGATCGATCCGGAGCGCGATGGCCGCGCGCCTCGTGGGAGCCGGGGAGTACGTCGGCTTCAGTACCTCGGCCGGTCGCGCGCTGTACACCAGGGTCATCCCCTACCGCGAGGACCAGCATCACGCCGAGCGGCTCTGGTCGCTCGCCGCCTGGAACGAACCGGGCGCAGCCCCGGCGCCGAATATCCGCCCCGCGCTCTACCCCGGAGAAAAGGAACGCGAGGCCGTCGACGTTCTGCTGGGTCGAGCGCCGTCCAAGCCGGCGCCTCGGGGCAGTCACCAGTCACTAGTCACTAGTCACCAGTCACTCGTAGTCCTGGCTCCCGGCAGCACCTGGGCCACCAAGCGCTGGCCGTACTTCGCCGAGCTCGCGCGCATTCTCGCGGCGCGCTTCCGTGTAGCCATTGTCGGGAGCGACGCGGAGCAGGACGCCGCGCGCACGATCCGCAACGAAGCGGCAGTCGAGATCTGCGACGCGACCGGCCGGCTGTCGCTGCTCGGCTCGGCCGAGCTGATCGGACGCGCCGCGGCGCTCGTCACCAACGATTCCGCGCCGCTCCATCTGGCCTCGGCCATGAACACGCCCACGGTGGCCGTGTTCGGCCCCACGGTCCCCGCCTTCGGCTTCGGTCCGCTCGCCTCGCGCAATGCGGTCGCCGGCCTCGATTCCCTGGCGTGCCGCCCCTGCCACCGCCACGGCCCCCGCCGCTGTCCGCTTGGCCATTGGCGGTGCATGCGCGACCTTTCCCCGGAGCACGTCGCGCAGCTCGTCGAGACCGTAGCCGACGAGCGGTTAGCCAACAGCCAACAGCCAACAGCCAACAGCTAG
- a CDS encoding ROK family protein codes for MSVRERYIVGVDLGGTNIVVGAMPEDGSSELAMRSLPTRGEEGPAAVVDRIVGMVEDVIAEVMADTGATREDFLGVGIGSPGPLDRERGLVIVSPNLGWKDFPLRDEIGSRVKMLATLDNDANCATLGEWWCGAAKGHRNVVGMTIGTGIGGGLIIEGQLYHGSSDAAGEIGHTTIDSNGRLCKCGNYGCVEAYASGTAIAIRAREALANGEGSTLLALAGGDPANITAQTVYEAAKQNDPIALEVVRETARILGTAISTLINILNPDIVVIAGGVTQAGDALFEPLRSEVRRRAFKTAVDACEIVPGMLPLSAGVVGAVATFKAQTFGKV; via the coding sequence ATGTCCGTCCGCGAGCGCTACATCGTCGGCGTCGACCTCGGCGGCACCAACATCGTCGTCGGCGCCATGCCGGAAGACGGGAGCTCGGAGCTGGCCATGCGGTCGCTCCCCACGCGCGGCGAAGAGGGACCGGCCGCGGTGGTGGACAGAATCGTCGGCATGGTCGAGGACGTCATCGCCGAGGTCATGGCGGATACGGGCGCGACGCGGGAAGACTTTCTCGGAGTGGGCATCGGCTCGCCCGGACCGCTCGACCGCGAGCGCGGCCTGGTGATAGTCTCGCCCAACCTCGGCTGGAAGGATTTCCCGCTGCGCGACGAGATCGGCTCCCGCGTGAAAATGCTCGCCACGCTCGACAACGACGCCAACTGCGCCACGCTCGGCGAGTGGTGGTGCGGCGCGGCTAAAGGTCACCGCAACGTCGTCGGAATGACGATCGGCACGGGCATCGGCGGCGGCCTCATCATCGAGGGCCAGCTGTACCATGGATCGTCGGACGCGGCTGGGGAGATCGGCCACACCACCATCGACTCCAACGGCCGCCTGTGCAAGTGCGGCAACTACGGCTGCGTCGAGGCGTACGCGAGCGGCACCGCGATCGCCATCCGCGCGCGCGAAGCGCTGGCGAACGGAGAGGGCTCGACCCTGCTCGCGCTCGCCGGCGGCGACCCCGCCAACATCACCGCCCAGACCGTGTACGAGGCGGCCAAGCAGAACGACCCGATCGCGCTCGAGGTCGTGCGCGAGACCGCTCGCATCCTCGGTACGGCCATATCCACGCTGATCAACATCCTCAATCCGGACATCGTGGTCATCGCCGGCGGCGTCACGCAGGCGGGCGACGCGCTGTTCGAGCCGCTGCGGAGCGAAGTCCGCCGCCGCGCCTTCAAGACGGCGGTGGACGCGTGCGAGATCGTGCCGGGAATGCTCCCCCTTTCCGCGGGCGTCGTCGGCGCGGTCGCGACCTTCAAAGCGCAGACGTTCGGGAAGGTGTAA
- a CDS encoding carbohydrate kinase family protein codes for MAPRRVGVIGSFVWDEIHGRDPRDTPVQEWGGITYALSALDAALPPDWEVVPLVKVGYDMAAHAREFLSRLRRIAPDAAPIEVPHPNNRVVLRYTSAEQRCEQLMGGVPTWHWLGLKPLLKDLDALYVNLISGFELDLETAQLIRQNFSGPIYCDLHSLLLATSPDGMRIPQPLPNATAWYGCFDILQVNEQEAALLAPDPMTLAASAFAAGVQFLALTAGSRGVIYFAAPGFERISDLTKLRANMVPHTGAIRTAKISATASREKNGDPTGCGDVWGATYFSRLLAGDTFIEAIGRAMVAAARNVDHKGATGLANHLRGELSVR; via the coding sequence ATGGCCCCGCGGCGGGTCGGGGTCATCGGCAGCTTCGTGTGGGACGAGATTCACGGCCGCGACCCGCGCGACACTCCCGTGCAGGAGTGGGGCGGGATCACCTACGCGCTGAGCGCGCTCGACGCCGCGCTGCCGCCCGACTGGGAAGTGGTTCCGCTGGTGAAGGTCGGCTACGACATGGCCGCGCACGCCCGCGAGTTCCTCTCGCGCCTCCGGCGAATCGCGCCGGACGCGGCGCCGATCGAGGTGCCGCACCCGAACAACCGCGTCGTACTCCGCTACACGAGCGCTGAGCAGAGATGCGAGCAGCTCATGGGCGGAGTCCCGACGTGGCACTGGCTCGGGCTCAAGCCGCTGCTCAAGGACCTGGACGCGCTGTACGTCAATCTCATCAGCGGCTTCGAGCTGGACCTGGAGACGGCGCAGCTCATCCGGCAGAACTTTTCCGGCCCGATCTACTGCGATCTGCACTCGCTGCTGCTGGCGACGAGCCCGGACGGAATGCGCATTCCCCAGCCGCTGCCGAATGCCACGGCGTGGTACGGCTGCTTCGACATCCTGCAAGTGAACGAGCAGGAGGCCGCGCTGCTCGCGCCGGATCCGATGACGCTGGCCGCGTCGGCGTTTGCAGCCGGCGTGCAGTTCCTGGCGCTCACCGCGGGGAGCCGCGGCGTCATTTACTTCGCCGCGCCAGGCTTCGAGCGCATCTCCGATCTCACAAAGCTTCGCGCCAATATGGTTCCCCACACCGGCGCGATTCGCACCGCGAAAATTTCCGCAACGGCGAGCAGAGAAAAAAATGGCGATCCTACGGGGTGCGGCGATGTGTGGGGAGCGACATATTTCTCCCGTCTTCTTGCCGGCGACACATTCATCGAAGCAATCGGGAGAGCGATGGTGGCGGCGGCGAGAAATGTCGATCACAAGGGCGCGACCGGCCTTGCGAATCACTTGAGGGGGGAACTCAGCGTCCGGTGA